A single genomic interval of Shewanella psychropiezotolerans harbors:
- a CDS encoding BamA/TamA family outer membrane protein, whose product MLFSVIAIFPVAAEKLANPGIRVTSSDVHDDGNVIEPVASADSERARDKFEPEFVAVPFIFSTETLSTTVGGAGVLKHAGQPQASILGIGLYSSNDSWVSYLGVSNYQLPKLDQWLFSGEFYQANYKQGIYFVPEGSGGDNLVPGASDSSQRDRIVTEGDESYSKVHIKYVLPWGKGANGAARSLMPSKQGDDFTWDPRESGVTSIEITPFVKTQELVGYEDLPTKAQGLEVKLDWDNRDNGKNSTRGGHTSLTFSRDFGSSGSSDAADNRESWTTWEFEQSAFFSLGGSSWFPQQILALNFYLADTPTWNEYDSTSNGYHRPPSFSGVSLGGFEHLRGYSSRQFVGRSAVLYSAEYRVQPEWQPLQSLPIFNLYDVPWWQWVVFAEAGQVADNFSASELHDDMKWTLGVGARFEVESVVVRAEFAQGEGSSQFWVMVNQPF is encoded by the coding sequence ATGCTCTTTAGTGTCATTGCCATTTTTCCTGTTGCGGCAGAAAAGCTCGCTAATCCTGGCATACGTGTTACTAGCAGTGATGTTCATGATGACGGAAATGTCATTGAACCTGTTGCCAGTGCCGATTCCGAGAGGGCAAGAGATAAATTTGAGCCTGAATTTGTCGCCGTTCCCTTTATTTTTTCAACGGAAACCTTAAGCACCACAGTCGGTGGCGCCGGGGTACTCAAGCATGCGGGGCAACCTCAAGCATCTATATTGGGTATCGGGCTCTATAGCAGCAACGACAGCTGGGTAAGTTACTTAGGGGTGAGCAATTATCAATTACCCAAGTTGGATCAATGGTTATTCTCGGGGGAGTTTTATCAGGCCAATTATAAGCAGGGGATCTATTTCGTCCCGGAAGGGTCTGGTGGGGACAATTTAGTACCTGGTGCCAGTGATTCGAGCCAAAGAGATCGTATCGTGACCGAGGGGGATGAGTCATATTCCAAAGTGCATATCAAATATGTACTGCCTTGGGGCAAGGGGGCAAATGGCGCGGCAAGAAGTCTGATGCCCTCGAAGCAAGGTGATGATTTTACTTGGGACCCAAGAGAGTCGGGTGTGACCAGCATAGAGATTACTCCTTTCGTGAAAACTCAGGAATTAGTGGGCTATGAAGATCTGCCCACTAAGGCTCAAGGGCTCGAAGTTAAACTGGATTGGGATAACCGTGATAATGGTAAAAATAGCACCAGAGGTGGGCATACAAGCCTGACATTTAGCCGTGACTTTGGTTCATCGGGTTCGTCTGATGCTGCTGACAACCGTGAAAGTTGGACGACTTGGGAATTCGAGCAGAGCGCCTTCTTTTCTCTTGGGGGAAGCTCCTGGTTTCCACAGCAGATCTTGGCGCTGAACTTCTATCTCGCCGATACGCCAACATGGAATGAATATGACTCAACTTCAAATGGTTATCATCGACCTCCTTCTTTTTCTGGAGTGAGTTTGGGTGGTTTCGAACACTTAAGAGGTTATTCCAGCAGACAGTTTGTCGGTCGTAGTGCGGTACTTTACTCTGCCGAATACCGAGTGCAACCAGAATGGCAACCCCTGCAGAGCCTGCCTATTTTTAACCTCTATGACGTACCTTGGTGGCAGTGGGTGGTATTTGCTGAAGCGGGACAAGTTGCCGACAACTTCAGTGCCAGTGAACTTCATGATGATATGAAATGGACCTTAGGCGTGGGGGCTAGATTTGAAGTAGAAAGTGTCGTGGTTAGAGCCGAATTTGCCCAAGGTGAGGGCTCCAGTCAATTTTGGGTTATGGTCAATCAGCCCTTCTAA
- the alr gene encoding alanine racemase: protein MKPFPRAEISCKALKNNLARLRQIAPSSKIMAVVKANGYGHGLLNVAQCIEDADGFGVARLEEAIALREGGVTAKLILLEGFFRPVDLTTLVMKDIETVVHNEKQLEMLEQASLSKPASVWLKLDTGMHRLGFTPEQFEQVYERLQACPQVAKPIKLMSHFACADEPDNPYTQEQLNKFNRLAKNSPGETTLANSAGTLYWPDSHKDWIRPGIALYGVSPVMGDLGKNHGLEPAMELISQLIAVREHKAGEPVGYGCYWRAKADTKLGVVAIGYGDGYPRNAPEGTPVWVNGRLVPIVGRVSMDMLTVDLGLDSSDSIGDEAILWGSALPVEVVAEHIGTIAYELVTKLTPRVAVCME from the coding sequence TTGAAGCCATTTCCACGTGCAGAGATCAGCTGTAAAGCGCTGAAAAATAATCTAGCTCGCTTACGGCAGATCGCGCCTTCGAGTAAAATCATGGCGGTGGTTAAAGCGAATGGTTATGGCCACGGCTTATTGAACGTGGCCCAATGCATCGAAGATGCCGATGGGTTCGGTGTGGCCCGTTTAGAAGAGGCAATAGCATTAAGAGAAGGCGGCGTGACGGCTAAACTCATCTTGCTGGAAGGCTTCTTTAGACCGGTAGACTTAACCACCTTAGTGATGAAAGATATAGAGACAGTTGTTCATAATGAGAAACAGCTGGAGATGCTAGAGCAGGCAAGCCTGTCTAAGCCTGCTAGCGTTTGGCTAAAGCTAGATACTGGCATGCACAGGTTAGGCTTCACCCCTGAGCAATTTGAGCAGGTTTATGAGCGACTACAGGCATGTCCTCAGGTGGCGAAACCTATCAAGCTGATGTCTCATTTTGCCTGCGCCGATGAGCCAGATAACCCCTACACTCAAGAACAACTGAATAAATTTAATCGTTTGGCAAAAAATTCACCGGGCGAGACTACACTAGCCAACTCGGCAGGAACTTTATATTGGCCGGATAGTCATAAGGACTGGATTCGACCGGGTATCGCCCTCTATGGCGTCTCCCCTGTGATGGGGGATCTTGGTAAGAATCATGGTCTGGAACCGGCTATGGAGCTGATATCTCAGCTGATTGCCGTGCGTGAGCATAAGGCCGGTGAGCCTGTGGGATATGGCTGCTACTGGCGAGCCAAAGCAGATACCAAGCTAGGCGTTGTCGCTATCGGTTATGGTGACGGATATCCGAGAAATGCGCCAGAGGGAACCCCTGTGTGGGTAAATGGTCGTCTAGTGCCCATAGTCGGACGCGTTTCTATGGACATGTTGACTGTCGATCTGGGATTGGACTCGAGCGACAGTATTGGCGATGAAGCCATATTGTGGGGAAGTGCCTTACCGGTAGAAGTCGTTGCCGAGCACATAGGCACCATTGCCTATGAACTCGTGACAAAATTAACACCTCGTGTTGCTGTGTGCATGGAATAA
- a CDS encoding chemotaxis protein CheX, giving the protein MNVNFINPFLESLLNVISTMANMKLSPGKPKIKTDNLAKGDVSGLIGMVGPQTKGSLSITFEQGLILEIMQNMLGENPGEINDEITDLVGEITNMVTGGAKNILGEKGYDFEMATPVVVAGLGHRISHKADGKKIIMPFTSPHGSAYIEICFEN; this is encoded by the coding sequence ATGAACGTTAATTTCATTAATCCTTTTCTCGAATCCTTACTGAATGTCATCTCGACAATGGCAAACATGAAACTCAGCCCGGGAAAGCCAAAAATAAAAACCGATAACCTTGCCAAGGGAGACGTATCAGGACTGATAGGTATGGTCGGGCCGCAGACCAAAGGTTCCTTATCGATCACCTTCGAACAGGGGCTCATCTTAGAGATCATGCAAAATATGTTGGGGGAAAACCCTGGAGAGATCAACGATGAAATCACCGATCTCGTGGGTGAAATAACCAACATGGTGACCGGTGGAGCTAAAAATATTTTGGGGGAGAAGGGCTATGATTTCGAGATGGCGACTCCCGTGGTTGTCGCAGGACTCGGTCATCGCATCTCACATAAGGCCGATGGAAAAAAAATCATCATGCCATTTACCAGCCCCCATGGTTCTGCCTACATAGAGATTTGTTTCGAAAACTAG